A DNA window from Solanum lycopersicum chromosome 3, SLM_r2.1 contains the following coding sequences:
- the LOC109119746 gene encoding uncharacterized mitochondrial protein AtMg01250-like produces MAFIRRILDAVLIANKAIDSRMSQKKPMGFGSKSILWIKFCISTVKFLVLINGSPEGFLYAQRGIRQGDPLSPFLFIIAMEGLNNMLKISKTTRRIQEFEVSSVAGNCVEISHLQYAEDTLIICGLRRSNC; encoded by the exons ATGGCTTTTATTAGACGTATACTGGATGCAGTGCTTATAGCTAACAAAGCAATTGATTCTAGAATGTCCCAAAAGAAACCT ATGGGATTTGGTAGCAAATCGATCCTTTGGATCAAGTTTTGTATTTCAACTGTTAAGTTTTTGGTACTCATCAATGGATCTCCTGAAGGCTTTCTCTATGCACAGAGAGGAATCAGGCAAGGGGATCCCTTATCACCCTTCCTGTTCATCATAGCTATGGAGGGACTTAACAATATGTTGAAGATATCCAAGACAACAAGAAGAATACAAGAATTTGAAGTCAGTTCGGTTGCTGGGAATTGTGTGGAGATCTCACACCTGCAATATGCTGAAGATACACTAATAATTTGTGGGCTAAGGAGGAGCAATTGCTAA
- the LOC101251163 gene encoding exocyst complex component SEC10b: MRETRDGMKADRFSRSASADSDPLVLDIDDFKGAFSFDGLFGNLVNEILPSYQEEESDSAEGHGNGVGSDALPNGNLRAPPDAGKSAQGLSSPLFPEVNALLSLFKNSCKQLVDLRKQVDENLSDLKKEVVVQDSEHRKTLSELEKGVDGLFDSFARLDLRISSVGQTAAKIGDHLQSADAQREVASQTIELIKYLMEFNGSPGDLMELSPLFSDDSRVAEAASIAQKLRSFAEDDIGGQAMTISAVGNATASRGLEVAVANLQEYCNELENRLLSRFDLASQKRELSTMRECAKILSQFNRGTSAMQHYVGLCPMFDLEVMNADAELVLGDQGAQPSPSNVARGLSSIFKEITETVRKEAATIAAVFPSPNDVMSILVQRVLEDRVPKLLEKLLLKPSLVSPPAMEEGGLILYLRLLAVAYEKTQELARDLRGVGCGDLDVEGLTESLFLPHKDIYIEYEQASLRQLYKAKMEELRAEGQQSSESSGTIGRSKGASMASSHQQISVTVVTEFVRWNEEAVSRCTLFSSQPAAIAANVRAVFTCLLDQVSIYITEGLERARDSLTEAAALRERFVLPSVSRRVAAAAASAAEAAAAAGESSFRSFMVSVQRCGSSVAIVQQYFANSISRLLLPVDGAHAASCEEMATAMSSAEGAAYKGLQQCIETVMAEVERVLSTEQKVADYRSPDDSIVPDHRPTQACSKVVAYLSRVLESAFTALEGLNKQAFLTELGNRLHKGLLNHWQKFTFNASGGLRLKRDITEYGEFVRSFNAPSVDEKFEQLGIMANVFIVAPESLSTLFEGTPSIRKDAQRFIQLREDYKSAKIAARLSSLWPSSS; the protein is encoded by the exons ATGAGAGAGACAAGAGATGGAATGAAGGCTGACAGGTTTTCAAGATCTGCATCTGCCGACTCTGATCCGCTTGTTCTTGACATAGATGATTTTAAG GGGGCTTTCTCCTTTGATGGCTTGTTTGGTAACTTGGTGAATGAGATATTGCCTTCTTATCAAGAAGAAGAATCAGATTCCGCGGAAGGGCATGGAAATGGTGTTGGGAGTGATGCTCTACCAAATGGGAATTTGCGAGCACCACCAGATGCGGGAAAGTCAGCACAAGGACTGTCAAGTCCCCTATTCCCTGAAGTTAATGCTTTATTATCCTTATTTAAGAATTCTTGTAAACAATTGGTCGATCTCAGAAAACAG GTTGATGAGAACCTTAGTGATCTTAAAAAGGAAGTTGTTGTCCAAGATTCAGAGCACCGGAAGACACTTTCTGAG CTGGAAAAAGGTGTAGACGGATTGTTTGATAGCTTTGCACGGTTGGACTTGCGTATATCTAGTGTGGGTCAGACGGCTGCCAAAATAGGAGATCATCTACAG AGTGCAGATGCTCAGAGAGAAGTTGCTAGTCAGACGATAGAGCTTATAAAG TACTTGATGGAGTTCAATGGCAGTCCAGGAGACCTGATGGAactttctcctttattttctgATGATAGTCGTGTTGCGGAAGCTGCTTCGATTGCTCAAAAATTAA GATCATTTGCTGAGGATGATATTGGAGGACAAGCCATGACCATCTCAGCTGTCGGTAATGCAACTGCGAGTAGAGGACTGGAAGTTGCTGTTGCCAATCTCCAAGAATACTGCAATG AGCTGGAAAACAGATTACTATCTCGATTTGATTTGGCTTCACAGAAACGTGAGCTGTCTACAATGCGGGAATGCGCTAAAATTTTGTCACAG TTTAACCGGGGTACCAGTGCTATGCAACACTATGTGGGATTATGTCCAATGTTCGATCTGGAGGTCATGAATGCAGATGCTGAATTGGTTCTTGGAGATCAGGGTGCACAACCCAGCCCTAGCAATGTTGCACGTGgtctttcttcaatttttaaagAGATTACAG AGACAGTGCGCAAAGAAGCAGCCACAATAGCAGCTGTTTTTCCGTCCCCAAATGATGTAATGTCAATACTAGTTCAG CGTGTCTTGGAGGATCGTGTTCCAAAGCTACTTGAGAAACTCTTACTGAAACCGTCTCTTGTTAGTCCACCTGCCATGGAAGAAGGAGGACTTATATTA TATCTCAGATTGCTAGCCGTGGCATATGAGAAGACACAAGAGCTAGCTAGGGACTTGCGTGGTGTAGGGTGTGGCGACCTGGATGTTGAAG GTTTAACGGAATCCCTGTTTCTACCCCACAAAGATATATACATTGAGTACGAGCAGGCCTCTCTTAGACAACTCTACAAAGCTAAG ATGGAGGAGCTACGTGCTGAAGGCCAGCAATCCTCCGAGTCATCTGGGACAATTGGACGCTCAAAAGGTGCTTCAATGGCATCCTCTCACCAGCAAATTTCTGTTACTGTGGTGACAGAGTTCGTTCGTTGGAATGAAGAAGCAGTATCCAGATGCACTTTGTTTTCATCACAG CCTGCTGCAATTGCTGCTAATGTAAGGGCTGTTTTTACATGCCTTCTGGACCAA GTGAGCATATACATAACTGAAGGTCTTGAAAGAGCCAGAGACAGTCTCACTGAGGCTGCTGCTTTAAGGGAAAGATTTGTACTTCCTAGTGTAAGTCGAAGGGTTGCTGCTGCAGCTGCTTCCGCG GCAGAAGCAGCAGCTGCTGCTGGTGAAAGCAGTTTCAGATCTTTCATGGTTTCTGTGCAACGCTGTGGGAGCAGTGTGGCTATTGTGCAGCAA TATTTTGCAAACTCTATATCTCGACTTTTACTGCCTGTGGATGGTGCGCATGCTGCTTCTTGTGAAGAAATGGCTACAGCTATGTCAAGTGCAGAGGGTGCTGCTTATAAGGGGCTTCAGCAGTGTATTGAAACTGTTATGGCAGAG GTGGAACGTGTACTGTCAACTGAACAAAAAGTCGCAGATTATCGATCACCTGATGACAGCATTGTCCCAGACCATCGGCCAACACAAGCTTGTTCAAA AGTTGTCGCATACCTTTCAAGGGTGCTTGAATCGGCATTCACAGCGCTGGAAGGGCTTAACAAACAAGCCTTTTTGACTGAATTG gGGAATCGTTTACACAAAGGCTTGCTTAATCATTGGCAAAAGTTCACCTTCAATGCAAG TGGAGGATTGCGTTTGAAGCGTGATATAACAGAGTATGGGGAGTTTGTTCGTAGTTTCAATGCACCTTCAGTTGATGAGAAATTTGAACAGTTGGGCAT CATGGCAAACGTGTTTATTGTTGCACCTGAAAGTCTATCAACACTCTTTGAGGGAACCCCGAGCATTAGGAAAGATGCACAGAG GTTCATTCAGCTTCGGGAGGACTACAAGAGTGCAAAAATTGCAGCGAGACTCAGCTCCTTATGGCCTAGCTCTAGTTAG